ACCGGGGGCCGGCGGAAAACAGCGACTTTCTTCTCAAGTACGTGACGGTCAACTCTTATGACGGCTAGAAGCGAAAGCATTGCGATCGATATCGACGACGAACAGATGAGTGGCACCTTCCTCAGCCCCAAGTCCAAAGTACCGGGGGTGTTGTTCGTGCACGGTTGGGGCGGGAGCCAAGAGCGTGACCTTGAGCGCGCCAAAGGTATTGCCGGTCTGGGTTGCGTGTGCCTGACCTTTGACCTTCGCGGGCACGCCGGCAACGGAATTCCACTGTCTCGAGTCACCCGTGAAGACAACTTGCGTGATCTGCTGGCGGCCTACGATCGGCTGTTGTCTCACCCGGCCATCGACACCTCGGCGGTTGCGGTAGTCGGCACTAGCTACGGCGGTTACCTGGCGGCGATCCTCACTTCACTGCGCCCGGTGCGCTGGCTCGCGCTGCGGGTGCCAGCGCTGTACCGCGACCAGGAATGGCTCAAGCCCAAGCGCGATCTGGATAAGGTCGACTTGATGGAATACCGCAGCACCCTGGTGCATGCCGAGACCAACCGCGCACTGCATGCGTGTGCGAAATTCACCGGGGATGTATTGATCGTTGAATCGGAAACCGACGATCACGTGCCACACGCCACCATCATGAGCTACCGCGCCGCGTGCCAGCAGACGCATTCGCTGACTCATCGCATCATCGATGGCGCTGACCACTCATTGAGTGACCCCGTTTCACAGCAGGCCTATACCTCAATCCTTGTGGATTGGATT
The Pseudomonas poae DNA segment above includes these coding regions:
- a CDS encoding alpha/beta fold hydrolase, giving the protein MTARSESIAIDIDDEQMSGTFLSPKSKVPGVLFVHGWGGSQERDLERAKGIAGLGCVCLTFDLRGHAGNGIPLSRVTREDNLRDLLAAYDRLLSHPAIDTSAVAVVGTSYGGYLAAILTSLRPVRWLALRVPALYRDQEWLKPKRDLDKVDLMEYRSTLVHAETNRALHACAKFTGDVLIVESETDDHVPHATIMSYRAACQQTHSLTHRIIDGADHSLSDPVSQQAYTSILVDWITEMVVGERLSIIQSQ